GCGAGGAGATGCTGCTCACTAGGTCATCCAACATTTTTTGTTTCTCACTCTAGGTGACCTACAAACAAGCAAGTACGAAGTGGAGTGGTATTCGAAAGGGTCATGGTGAAGCGTCGTTGCTCGAGGCTTCCTTTTGAAATAGGGCTCCAAGGCAGAGTAAACCAGGTATTCAATAATTTCTGCATAACCTTCCAATTAGGCAGTGGCTCAGAGAGGAGATAAGCGCCAAGAGAGGCGGAGTCATGAAGCAGCAAACAGACATCATCCCACAGTTGCATATGAGGGGTTATGAAGCCAAGACATAAGGCTACTTCTGATGCTATAATAGGCGAGTTGTGGACTGTTTCGGGGCTGTTTTGCATGTCAGAAACGGTGTTTGTTATGATTAAGCCCCAGTCTTAGATGGCCTCACCGCGAGCTATAACCAGGTATCATTTTCTATTGGTAAGACTGCAGATCCACGGCACCTTTATTGATCCCTGCCCCCTTGGCCTATGGATGAGGGTGTAAGAAATTAGGGCAAGGCGGGCATAACCGCGGAAACCGACAAACAAAGACCAACAGGCTAATGTAACCTCAGCTGCACCATTTCCTTTCGTCCGCGTCAATTCCCCTTTCTTCGTATTTCACTTTCCATTGAttcctactccgtacccacCCATCACCATGCTTCTACTGCTGCTCGAAACTCTGGCCCTGGCCTACGTGGCCTGGAGCTTGGTAGCGATGGAGATCAACTACCGCCGCGCGTGTGCTATGAAAATTCCTCTGGTGCGGCTGTGTATCGACCCCCAGAACCTACTTTGGGTCATTCTCGAGCCCCATCTCTGGCCCTGGCTCGATCGACTTCCCATCAACTGGGGTAATTTTGGTCGCTACTCTCGGCGCGGCTGGTACTTTGCCGACCGAGGCGAGTCGCATCGCCGCTACGGTCCGATCTGGGCGCTGGTCACTCCCAAGGAAATTTACATCAATGTCGCCGACTCAGAAGCAATCCATGACATCTTCCAACGACGGACGGATTTTATTCGCCCCGTGGAACAGTATAGTATGTCTGCTACCGACCATTGCGTACCTATAACCCCGGTGCCTAATCATTATACTGCATTGTAGCGGTGCTCGAAGTCTATGGACCATGTATCTCCACGGCAAATACAACCGACTGGCCACGTCATCGAAAGGTGCTTGCTACTCCTTTCAACGAGAGTGTGATGTCCTTTGTATGGGATGAAAGTGTGGAGCAGACCCGCCAGATGATTGACATCTGGGCCTCTCCAGACCTCGATAAGATCTCCAGCGTCGCGAAGGATACCCGTACACTATCGTTGAATGTCCTCGCTGCTATAGGATTTCGAAAATCGTATCCTTTTCGCAGTGGTAATGGCAACAGTCACCGGGAGCAAAGTGACTCTGTAAGCTATCGTGATGCCTTGCAGACCGTGCTCGATAATGCCATCTTGCTGATGATTATGCCGCGGCgactcctctctctttcgtTTGCTCCGGAATCGTGGCAACAATTGGCCAAAGCCGCGACGGACTTTAAGCAGCACATGGTGCGTATGCTGGACGAGGAGGTACAGGCCTTGAACGAGGGCAAAGCTGGCTCGGGGGGTCTGATGACGTCCTTTGTGCGCGTCATGAATCTCAAGCAGGAGGACGCACCGTCAAAAGGACTGACTACCGACGAGATCTTTGGCAACATATTCGTGATCAACTTTGCGGGACATGATACAACGGCCAATACGCTAAGTTTCGGACTACTTCTATTGGCCGCGTACCCCGAGGTGCAAGACTGGGTTGCAGAGGAGCTCCTGTTGTTGACAAACACCAAGGGTCAATATGCTGACCTTTTCCCCAAGCTCAATCGCTGCCGCGCTGTCATGGTATGTCTATTTTTCCCCAATCGCATATCGTTCAAACATTCATCTTGATTCTTGATAGCTGGAAACCCTCCGTCTCTACCCCCCGATCCCTTCCTTACCCAAATGGACCAACGACCAGGCCCAACCACTGAAAGTCGGCGATAGAACGATCATGATCCCACCAAAGGTAGGAATCAATCCTAGCCTTCTCACAATGCACATCGATCCTCAGCACTGGGAGGATCCGCTGGAATGGAAACCATCACGATGGATCACGCCCACCAAGTTGGTCAGGGCGACTTCGATCGAAGATGAACAACTCATCACTCCGGTGCGGTGCACGTACTTCCCCTGGTCGGATGGGCCACAGAACTGCCCCGGGAATAAATTCTCGCAGGTGGAGTTTGTCGCGGTCATCGCCAGTCTTTTCCGGCATCACCGGATCAGTCCCGTCGCGAACGCGGGAGAGACGTTCCAGCAGACGCGCGAGAGGGTGCTGGCTACTACGAGAGATGTTGATCTGCAGCTGCTTCTACGGATGAAGGATGCAGAGCGGGTACATTTGAAATGTCGGCGGGTCTAAACCACTGCGAACCTCAAATGGACCTAGCAGAGCACCAGCATCGTACTATCAGGCGCAAGCGGAGAAGGCAGCCGGCCGACTCGAGAGATGCCAGAAAATAAACTTGCTAAACTGGCGCCTCTAGTGAGTCTGACAAAGGGACATGtcgcaccaccaccagacaACGCTATTCTGTGAGCGATTCTAGAAGCCTTCGCGAAAAGTGAGAATACAACCCAGCACCTGCACCAGGAGAGCCAAGCCAGGCAGGCGGAGACCTCTCGATTCTATGCGCTGATCACGAAGCTGCGTGACAAGTTGTGCTTAGAAGCCAAGGAGACAAGCGCCTAAAGCTatagagataatatataCCAGATACGCCAGTACATGGACCAAGATCTCTACATTAGAAAAGCTCTACTACTCTATTGAACAAAAGCTGGACACATCAAATGACCTCCTTGTACTGGTAAAAATCACTTTCGGGAATATTGGAAGACCAAAATAGAAAGATAGTATTGTTAAGAAACAGTAGCCTAGGCAATTAACCGCAATAATCAGATAATATCAGATCCATGTGCTGGTAGGAAACCGCGAGTAACACTGACATAAGTTCTCTGCAAATATAGCAAATGGACAATATACAGGTAAGAGATGCTTCAGCGATACCGGTGTACATCCAGGTACATCCAGGCAATCCTCCCTCTCGATTTGGGAGGCGAGTCATCGTTGAACACAACAAGATGGAAGTCGAACATGGCTGCTGTACGAGCAACCATTCGCATCGTGATGACCACTGGCCGTCTTGACAAGGACAGTCATAACCACCCTTACCACTGTCCACACCAGATTCACATCACGTCTCCGCGTTTGTCAAGGTAGTATCACTGTTCCACGGTGTCAGCGTTTTGTATGAAAGTAGGTAAAGAAACGGGCTTGTTATTAGGATTttagagaaaagaagaattctACCAAGGCAAAGGAGGGTTGCGAAGATGTGCCTGGTCTAATTGGCGGAGTATCTCTTTCGCCGGTGCCCATGAAGTAAGAACAGATCCAGCTAATGTCAGCCAGGCCATGTTGCTGCCCAACATCTGCAGTACTTTCGGCTGAGTCCGGAGACCATTAATGCGGGTGATGAGATCAGCTTCATCGAAATAGTCCCAGGTGCCTGCAGGGTTGAGCAAATTTGGGTAAAGAATCGGGAATACCTCATAGCAGAGAATATGATCGAGCTGATCACCCTAATAATGATGCCGAGACGATGCAGCGATTGTGCCATAAGGGCTATGTCATCTGACGACATTACGCAGTCGAGGAAAAGAGTCGAAAGGCAGATGCAGGCGTCTTTTTCAGCCTCCGTCAGAGATTCGATGTTGCTCATGATTGTTGCTGGTTTTGCTGGAAGGAAGTAGACAATTCACAAAAGGCAAGTAGGGTTTCTACAGGGAGAGGGTTTCTTACCGTGATGTCTCCAGCGAGCGGTTACTTCCGAACAACTGAGGGAACCAGCAGCACCGCAGAAGCAACTTGTTGAACCACAATGCAGATGTATCTCAATCTAGTATTTTCCCTAAAATTTTACAATCATTAGCAGCCAGGTTCTGTAACACTCACGGTAGGATGAATGTCTGACCTAAGCATCTGTGTCTATTGTATATCGTGTGTGCATAtgtaaaagatatataccTCTACAATTCGCTTAGGTTTGCCCAAGGAAAACTTGCTATCCTAGCACTCTCTATTCGAACCATGCAATGCCGTCTTCAGTAAGTACCTGATTCTCACTTATGGACCCATCCAGTCAGCCTCAATGATGGCCATCCTCGCCCCAGCAGGCACAGTAACGCCCAAAAACCGGAACCGCTCATCCGCCTCCTTGAACAGCTCCCCCCACGTCTCCACATCTCTTTCTCGAGCGTTGTTGAACGCTTTCATAGCGATGTCCATGAACCTGAGAATTGTCAGCAAGACACTCACTAACACACACGAAACAGATTACAAAAAGGTCAAACACATACCTCAAGTCCCGGTCCGCCTTAGGCCCCAGCTCCCCCGGTTCGGGAATACAAATATCATTAACAACCACCCTAGCCCCCTTCTTCAATGCCGGGACCAAATTTCTGAGAATTCTCACGCAATATTTGTCTGACCAATCATGCAGAATCCAGCGCAGAAGGTAAACGTCCGCTCCGTGGACAGGCTGAGGGGTCAGGAAGTCATGCGCCATACAGGTTACTCGATCCTGCAGGGACGTGGGCACGCGTGTAGTCCAGTCCGCGATCGTCTCTGGAAGGTCCTGGACGATACAGCGGATCTGGGGGTACCGGGAGGCAATCTCTGTGCTAACCTCGCC
This window of the Aspergillus flavus chromosome 8, complete sequence genome carries:
- a CDS encoding cytochrome P450; protein product: MLLLLLETLALAYVAWSLVAMEINYRRACAMKIPLVRLCIDPQNLLWVILEPHLWPWLDRLPINWGNFGRYSRRGWYFADRGESHRRYGPIWALVTPKEIYINVADSEAIHDIFQRRTDFIRPVEQYTVLEVYGPCISTANTTDWPRHRKVLATPFNESVMSFVWDESVEQTRQMIDIWASPDLDKISSVAKDTRTLSLNVLAAIGFRKSYPFRSGNGNSHREQSDSVSYRDALQTVLDNAILLMIMPRRLLSLSFAPESWQQLAKAATDFKQHMVRMLDEEVQALNEGKAGSGGLMTSFVRVMNLKQEDAPSKGLTTDEIFGNIFVINFAGHDTTANTLSFGLLLLAAYPEVQDWVAEELLLLTNTKGQYADLFPKLNRCRAVMLETLRLYPPIPSLPKWTNDQAQPLKVGDRTIMIPPKVGINPSLLTMHIDPQHWEDPLEWKPSRWITPTKLVRATSIEDEQLITPVRCTYFPWSDGPQNCPGNKFSQVEFVAVIASLFRHHRISPVANAGETFQQTRERVLATTRDVDLQLLLRMKDAERVHLKCRRV